Below is a genomic region from Telmatobacter sp. DSM 110680.
AGGATGGGCCTCGCTTTGTCCTGCTGATCGGCAGTCAACGCGAGTTTCTCGCTGATCACTTTCAAATGTTGTTCAACGGGTGCGGCGGCGATGGCATGCGTGTCGGGACTGGTTGTCGTGGTCTGCTGGGCCCCTATACTCAGCGCAAACATCAACACGGTTCCTGCTGCGAGCAAGCGAATTCGAATCATTGGACCTCTCCTTTTTTTCCGTCGGCGAACCGCGCGATTCAGCCTATGATTCGCACTGTAGCTGTTAATTGCAGCCGCGTCGAGGGCGGACCGGCGTTGTTGAACAAAGAGGCCATATTGTCCAGAAACGCATCCACAAAGCATCCTCCGATCGTCGACAATCGCGGTGTGAAGAGAAAAGAGAAGGTGCGGAAGCCGGATTCCCGGGTGCGACGGACCCGCGATCAACTCGGCAATGCGCTGATCGAGTTGATCCAGGAGAAGCCGATCAATGACGTCACCGTACAGGATGTTCTGGACCGCTCCGGTGTTGGCCGCTCCACCTTCTATCTGCACTATCGCGACAAGGACGATCTGCTCGTTAGTCAGCTTGAGATGTTTCTTGAATTCATGAGTACGGTGCTCAGCGTTCGCAAGGACAAGTCGAATCGGGTTGCGCCGGTGACGGAGATGTTTGAGCACATTGGCAACCAGAACAAGCTCTACCGCGTGCTGTCGGATTCAGGTCATCTGAAGGACTTCTTCGATCTCGCGGAGGGATACTTTGCCCGTGGGATTGAGCGGCGCCTTTGTGAATCCGGGCGGTTCACGAAGATCCCTCCGCGTGAACTGGCGGCACGCGCATCGGCCCTGTCCGGGAGTCTGCTTTCACTGTTGCGATGGTGGCTTGATCGCGGGGAAAAAGAAACACCGCAACAGATGGACGAGATGTTCCATCGCATGGTGTGGACCGGCCTGCAGTAGAGGTAAACCTGCCGACAGTTCTCTGTTTATCGTGCGCTGAACCCGCGCTATACTACGCCGCATGCAGGGCAAAGGTGGCTGTCTGGGATGTTTGAGCGGTTGCCTGGTGAAGCTTGTGCTCTTCGGGATCGGCGCGTGCGCCTTCGTCTGGGTGCTGACGGTCGCGCTGAATCCCTGGGCGTTGCACATCGGCGGACGCTCTACGCCGCTGCTCTACTGGCACGGGACAGGAACGGTGATCTCGAAGGACGGCAAGACTTATCCGATGTTTGTTTCCTTCTGGCCGGGAAAACCGGGGCGGCACGGAGGCGGCCGGCGCGAAGGCAAGATCTGGAGCGCCGACCTGAAAGGCACGGGCTGGCTGTGCATCGCGCCGGGGTCGGTGGAGCGGATGGAAATGAGCGGCACGATGTACGGCGGATATACAAGCAGCGACAACAGCCTGTTTGCCTTCCGGTTTCTGGAGTGGCGCAAGCCTTTCGCGATCAATTATCAGAATCGCGGCTTCTTCGATGTGGCTGGAACCTGGCACGGGCCGCTTCTAATATTGGATCGGCCGGATGAGCAAGGCATCAAGCTGAACACCGGACCGTTTATCGACCATGCGACGGTGACGCTGCGCTGGAGCACGTATCCAGAATTCGAATCAGCCTGCCGAAACATGGGAAGTGGGAACGGAAAGTAGATGCGGACGCAGAGGTTCGTGCTTTCCCATCCTTGCCGCGCAAAGATGGGGTACCCAGATTCAGAAACGAAGAACGCTCGTCGAAATGACACGGGCGCGGTTCCCAAACCTGACACACGAGATGCACCCTTTGGAGGTCCCATGCGAAAGAACAATGTTGTGATCGTCGCTTTGACTTTACTGGTTCCGATTGCCATGACTGACGCTGGCTCTCGAGCGCAGGCACAGGAAGCGAAGTCGGCTTATCCGGCGATGGCTCCGGTTGATCAGTATTTGATGGCGGACCAGAATGCTGAGATCGCGCTGGCTCGGAGTGGCGCGCCCGCTTCCGTTTCCGATGGAGCCGAAGTGATGGTTCTCGGCCGAACGGGTTTCACTACTGCGGCGAAAGGCACGAACGGTTTTCTTTGTGTCGTGGAGCGAGGATGGGGCGCGGCCACCGATGATCCGGAGTTTTGGAATCCCAAGATTCGTTCGCCTATCTGCTTCAATCCAGCGGCAGCGAGGACGTTTGCGCGGATCTTCCTGATGAAGACCAAACTGGTGCTGGCGGGAAAGTCGAAGGCGGAGGTTCTCGCGGAGACCTCGGCAGCGCTGGACAGCAAGGAACTACCCGCGCTGGAGCCTGGATCGATGTGCTACATGATGTCGAAGCAGCAGTACCTGAACGATCGCGGCGCGGCCTGGCATCCACACTTGATGTTCTTTGTTTCGGGTGACGCGGAGAAAAGCTGGGGCGCCGATGGGGAAGGTTCCCCGATTATCGCCGCGAATGACCCCGAAGAGCGGGTGACGATCATGATGGTTCCGGTGTGGAAGTGGTCGGATGGGACACCCGCGCCGGCGATGGCGCACTGATACACGATAAAAGCTGACGCAGGCCGACTTCGCTCAGGACGACGTGGGCTGTAGTGGGTTTGTGCTTTCCCACCCACGCGATGCAAGGATGGGGCACCCGCATTTGTGAGGCCGGTCAGGGTGGGCCACCCGCGTGAGGTCTAGTCGGCATCTTCCGGTTCTTCCTCGGCTTGCTCTTGTGGTTGTTCTTCCTGCTCTTCCTGTTCTTCTGCTTCTTCTTCGGCGGCTTCGCGTTCTGCTTCGAGGCGGTCTTCGAGTTTTTCCACTTTGGATCTGTAGAGCGGGAAGTTGGCGCAGAAGTCGCGGCGACGGCAGTTGACGCAGTCGGCCGGTGGCTCGCAGGTGGATTTCTCGGGGGCCAAGTTGCCGAGGCCGTCTTCTTCTTCGCAGAGTTCGCGCACGGCCTCACTGAGTTTGCCTTCGGATTTGCGGGCGAGCTTCGAAGCAATCTGAAGACCATAGAAGAACAGACCTGCATGCCGGGGATCGATGCGACGGGCGCCGAGGCCGCGGAGAACCTGATTGAGGGCGATCTGAACGCCTCCGGTGTCTTCGATGGAGGGAAACAGGAGCGGCTCGGCAGAGGTGGTGGAGACGGCTGCGAATCGGCGGGCGGTGTTGTGGAAGTAGCAGAAATGCTGATCGCGCAGGGCCGGAGATTTGCATTTGAATCCGGTGGGCAGGATATGGCGACATTCCTTGAACATGAAGACTCCTGTACCGTCCCCCACCTGGGAATCTGGCGGCAAATTCCTGCGCGGATTGATGTTAAGGGAGGGGTGCGGCGGCAAATTGTTCTGTGAATTAGCGATGGCCGTAGATTCCTCTGCGGATTGGACTTTTGGTCCGATCCGGAGTGAACGTTAGTGATTAGTGGTCAGTGATCAGTGATCAGTGGTCAGTAAAGTGCCAGATCTGAGTTGATCGTGCAGCTTGAGTGAGACGATCGATTTGAGTCCATTGTGCACCGGGAGGGGGAAATTACCTGCAAAAGAGGGGGAAATATTTGCGGAGTGAAATGAGAAGGTTAGGGAGATTCTGGCGGCGCGGGGATTGACGCGGTTGAAGTCGGGCGTGCTCTGACATGCGAAAGAGCAGAAGCAGATCCTTCGACTTCGCTCAGGATGAAGTGGGCCGGGGTGGGTTCGTGCTTTCCCACCCTTGCTGCGCAAGGATGGGGCACCCACGTCCATGAGGATTGTTCGGGTGGGCCACCCGCCGTGAATGAAGTTCGTGCTTTTCCTGGTCTCAGAAGCGAGACCTAGGTCACCCGCCTGCCTGGAGATCTTCGCCATTCAACCACGGTGTCATCCTGAGCGGAGCGGCTTGGGGCCACGCGAACCTGCAAGGTTCGTGGGGTAAGCGGAGCGAAGGATCTGCTTTTTAGTTCACACGTGGAACACTCAAACGCGGATACCACGGCGCACTCAGGTCTTCCCACGTTGGATTCCCGCCTTCAATCAAAGCGATCTTCCGAGCACGCGTCCATCCCTTGATTTCCTTCTCCCGCTGGATCGCTGCGCTCACTTCGCTGAACGTTTCAAACCAGACGAGACGGTTGCAGTTGTAGCGCGCGGAGAATCCGGGATGAGTCTTCTGCTTGTGCTGGAAGATGCGGCGGCGCAGGTCTCCTGTCACGCCGGCGTAGAGCGTTCTGCTTCTGCTGGCGAGGATGTATGTGAAATAGAACCGGTCGTCCATAGGTGGAAGGGTAACGAAACGGTTGCGAGTGGTAGGTGTTTGCGGTCACGGGAGTCTGCGAGAAGCAGATCCTTCGCTCCGCTTACCCCATGAACGCTCAGGCGTTCACGGGGCCCCAAGCCGCTCCGCTCAGGATGACACGGGCTGAGGTAAGTGCTGATAGGTGTGGGAGTAGTCAGGCCGAGACGAGGCCTTTTGCTGCTGGCACTTTCGCCAGCATCTGCTTTATGCCGCGAATGGCTTGTCTGCTGCGCTCTTCGTTTTCTATGAGGCTGAAGCGCACATGTCCGTCGCCGTAGTCGCCGAAGCCTATTCCGGGGGAGACGGCTACTTTGGCTTCTGTGAGTAACAGCTTGGAGAATTCGAGGGAGCCCAAGTGCTGGTAGGCCTCGGGGATTTTGGCCCAGACGAACATCGTCGCCTTAGGTGACGGCACTGCCCATCCGGCGCGGTTGAGGCCTTCGATTAAAACGTCGCGGCGGCGGCGGTAGTTTTCGCGGATCTCCAGGACGCAGTCTTGTGGGCCTTCCAAAGCGAGAATAGAAGCGACTTGAATTGGGGTGAAGGTGCCGTAGTCAAAATAGCTTTTCAATCTTGCGAGGGCGTTGACGAGGACGGGGTTGCCGACCATGAATCCTACGCGCCAGCCGGGCATGTTGTAGCTCTTTGACAAAGTGAAGAACTCTACGGCTACGTCTTTGGCGCCGGGGACCTGGAGGACGGAGGGCGGCTTGTATCCGTCGAATCCGAGGTCGGCGTAGGCGAGGTCGTGGATGAGGTGGAATCCATACTCGCGGGCGAGGGCGACGAGGCGGGCGAGGAATGGAAGGTCGACGCATTGCGTGGTGGGGTTCGACGGGAAGTTGACGATGAGGGCCTTGGGGCGCGGGGTCATGCGGGGGATGATGGATTCGAGTTCGGCCAGAAACTGATCGCAGTCGTGCACGGGGACGCTGACAACGTGAGCTCCGGCGATGACGGGGCCGTAGATGTGGATGGGATAGCTGGGGTTGGGCACGAGCACGGTGTCGCGCGAGTCGAGAATCGCGAGGCAGAGGTGGGCGATGCCTTCTTTGGAGCCGATGGTGACGATGGCTTCACTGGCGGGATCGAGGTCGACGTCGTAGCGCGACTTGTACCAGTTGCAGATGGCCTTGCGCAGGCGCGGAATTCCTTTTGACACGGAGTAGCGGTGGGTGACCGGCTTCTGCGCGGCCTCGATCATCTTGTCGACGATGTGCTTGGGCGTGGCTCCGTCAGGGTTGCCCATGCCGAAGTCGATGATGTCTTCGCCGCGGCGGCGGGCGTTGACCTTTAATTCTCCGGTGATGTTGAAGACGTAAGGCGGGAGGCGCTGAATGCGGCTGAACTCTTCCATGGCTTCCTCAAGTATGACAGTGGACAGTGAACAGTGGACAGGCGCGCCAAGAGCGGGGCACCTGAAGTGGAACTGCTTGTCTGGATTGGATGAGGTGGGGCGGAGTCTAGGCGGCTGGCGCCGCCGCAACCGCCGCGAACGCCGCAGCACGAGCCGCTGCCGCGAAGAGAGTCGCGATAGGGGCGGGATGGTGGGGGTGCGGCATGGGGAGATTATAGCGGAACGAGTGATCAGTGATCAGTGGTCAGTGGACAGTGGACAACAGTGGTCAGTGTTCAGTGTTCAGTACGGAGGGAGCGTGGGCACAATATGGTTTCGTGCTTTCCCAGGTCTCAGATGCGAGACCTGGGGCACCCGGCGTTGTTCACTGAACACTGTTCACTTATCACTGACTTTCAACACTACGCGGAATCGGGCTTTGCCGGACATCATTCTTGCGTAGGCTTCTTCGGCTTTCTCTAACGGGTAGGTTTCGATCATGGGTTTGACGCCGGTGAGGGCGCTGAACTTGAGGGTGTCTTCGGAGTCCATGCCGGTGCCGGAGGGCCAGCCGGCTACGGTGCGGCGGCCGAGGAGCAGCGGAAAGGGGTTGATGACAATGGGGCCGTCTTCTGGTGCGCCGACGACGATGAATTTGCCGGCGGGGGCGAGTCCGTCGATGACCCACTCGAGCGCTTTGGCGCTGGTGATGGTGGAGAGGATAATGTTGGCGCCGCCGATTTTCTGCAGTTCTTTCGCGGGATCTTGGGTGGTGGTGTCGATATAGAGGTGCGCGCCGAGTTGTTTGGCGAGAGGAGCCTTGTCCTGACCGCGGGCGACGGCGACGGTGCGGTATCCGGCCTTGGCGGCGTACTGGATGGCGAGGTGGCCGAGTCCGCCAATGCCGAGGATGGCTACAGTGTCTCCGGTGCGGGCGCCGGAGTTGCGAAGAGCGTTGAAGGTGGTGATGCCGGCGCAGAGCAGCGGGGCGGCATCGGCGTCGTTGAGTTCGTCGGGCATGAAGGCGAGGGCATTGGCGGGGGCGATAACGTAGTCGGCATAGCCGCCGTCGTAGTTGATGCCGCTGATGGGCTGGTTTTCGCAGAGGATGAAGTCGCCGCGTCGACAGGGTGGGCAGTAGTTGCAGTGGCCTCCGTGCCAGCCGAGGCCGACGCGCTGGCCGGGCTTGAAGAGGGGGACATCGGGGCCGACGGCGTCAACTACTCCGGCGATTTCGTGGCCGGGTGCGCGGGGGTATTCAAGGCCGGGCCAATGGCCTTCTTTGGTCAGCGAGTCGCTATGGCAGACGCCGCAGGCGCGAACGCGGATACGGACGTGTCCGGGGCCAGGCTCGGGGAATTCTTTTTCTACGAGTTGGAACGCACCGCCGGCGGCGGCTACCTGCATGGAACGGCCTTTTACGGTTGGCATGGGGAAGTTTTTCTCCTGCGGCTTGGATGTGAAGAAACAAGGCAGGTTACAAATTTTGTGTGAATACGTGCTGAAGGCGTAGTGCGGAAAGTGTTGCGCTGGGGGACGGACTCCAATAGTCTTCACGAACGGCGCTTAAGTTGAATTGAATTCAAGAGGACGGTTAGAGATGAGAAATATTTTTCGGGTAATGATGCGCGGGGTTTCGGCGGGAATCGCGATGATGTTCGTGGCGTGTGCGGTGCCGGCGCATGGGCAAACGGCTAATGACGCGCATCGACAGGTAGCGAAGCTGGTGGATTCAAACAGCGCTAACTGGAAGCAGGTGTCGAAGCAGATTTGGGATTTTGCGGAATTGGGATACCACGAGAACAAGAGTTCGGCGCTGCTGCAGGCGCAGCTCAAGGATGCGGGGTTTGCGATCAAGAGCGGCGTGGCCGATGAGCCTACAGCTTTTGTTGCGAGCTATGGCGAGGGCAAGCCCGTGGTGGCGATTCTGGGCGAGTTTGATGCGCTGCCGGGTTTGTCGCAACAGACGGTGCCGGAGCGTGCGCCGGTGACAGCGGGTGCGCCGGGGCATGGATGCGGCCACAATCTGCTGGGCTCGGGAGCGGCGCTGGCTGCGGTTGCGGTGAAGCAGTATATGGAGGCGAACCATGTGAAGGGGACGCTGCGCTATTACGGAACTCCGGCAGAGGAGGGCGGATCGGGCAAGGTCTACATGGTGCGTGCCGGACTGTTCAAGGATGTGGATGTGGTGCTGCACTGGCATCCGGGCGACAGAAATGCCGTGATCGATGGAGGCGCGCTAGCAGTGACTTCGGCGAAGTTCACATTTCACGGAATCGCGGCGCATGCTGCCATGTCGCCGGATCACGGACGGTCGGCGCTGGATGCGGTGATGCTGATGGGGAATGGGATTGAGTTCATGCGCGAGCATGTTCCGAGCGCGACGCGCATGCACTACATCATCTCGAAGGGCGGCGTGGCGCCGAATATTGTGCCGGACCTGGCGCAGATGGATTTGATGGCGCGAAGCCCGTCGAATACGACGCTGCAGGAGATCTGGGAGCGCATTCTCAATGTCGCGAAAGGGGCTGCGCTGATGACGGGAACAACGGTTGAGGTGACGGACATTGGGAGCGATGCGGACATTATTGGGAATGACGCTCTGGCGCAAGAGGCGCAGAAGAACCTGGAAGAGGTGGGCGGTTACACGATGAGCGCGGATCAACAGAAATTTGCGCACGATCTGCAGAAGACGCTTGGCCTCGACACGTTGCCGAGCCTCGAACTGACGAAGGTGATTGAGCCATTTCACAAGCCCGATCCCAATGAGCCGTCGGCGTCGACGGATGTGGGGGATGTGAGCTGGGTGGTGCCGACGATCGGATTTACGACCGCAACGTTTGTACCGGGATCGTTCGCACATAGCTGGCAGGCGGCAGCGACAGCCGGAACGAGCATCGGACAGGATGGGATGGTGGTGGCGTCGAAGGCGCTGGCGGACACGGCTGTGGATTTGTTTACGAAGCCGGAGTTGATCAGCGCGGCCAAGGCTGATTTCGCGAAGGAGCTTGCGGGGAAGACGTATCGTTCGGCGATTCCGGAGGGGCAGAAGCCGCTGATTGATTATCGGGAGAAGTAGGCTCGTGAATTAAAAAGCAGATTCTTCGTTCACCACCGCCGAACCTACCCCAAAGAGCTAAGAGCGCACTTCGGGTCCCCTGGTACGTTCGGGGGCCCGTTCGCTCAGAATGACACTTCAATTTTCTTGCTTAACGTCCATTTCTCACCGAGTGACACATCTATTTTCGCTTTGAGTGGGCGGTGGGAATGACGTCGGTCTTTTAGGTTCGTGCTTTCCCACCCTTGCTGCGCAAGGATGGGGCACCCACTTTTCGTGGCGGGATTCGAACCCGATCAATTTTCTATAGCTTGCTTTCGGCTTGGGCGAGGATCTGTGCGGACTGGCTGGAGGCCTGTTCGTAGTAGGTGACAAAGCGCTGTGGCTCGGCCGCCTTGTAGGGCGCAAGGTTGTGTGCCCAACGGAAGCCGATGGGCTGGTAGAGCAATTCGGCTTTCACGACCAAGGCGCCTGAGGCCGTTGTGGGAATTTCGTAGCGCGTGGTGGCGCTGCCGCCAGTGAAGGCGGGGTCGTCGAGCGCCCTGCCGCAGACGGCGATGTCGGGCGAGGCGGTACGTTTGTCGAAGCCGGTGGGTAGGATGCGGTTGTCTTTGAGGTAGTGAGTTGCGGTGAGTAACGCGGTGGTCACATGGTCTTGCGCGTCGCCAAGAATGGGCTCGAATATCTGCACTTGATCGGGCGCGGTAATGGTGGCGTAGTGAGGCGAGTAGCGCGTCGCATCCGCGTCATTGAGATTTCCCGCAATGGAGCCATCGGTGTTGAGATGGCCGGACTCGAAGACTACATGACCCGAAGAATCGGCGACCGTGACGTGAAGCCATGCGCGACGCGATGGGTATGCGGTCGGCAGTTTGTGGCCGGACAGATTCTGAACGGTGACGGCAAAGGAGAGGCGACCGTCGGCGACGGCGGGTGCGCTGAGAGAAAGATGAGCGGCCTGCGACTGAAGATAGGCTCGCGTCTCCGTGGAGGCTTCGGTGAGTTCGGCGGGAGATGCGGCGACGGCGAGGTCATCGTGATGCGCGACGAGCAGATCCTGCATGAAGAAGTTGGCGCCGGGGAAAGAGTGACGGCGGAGGCCTTCGCGGGGCTGGCTGCCGAGAGTGGCGTCGGGCGCGGGATCGTCGATGGCGGGCATGTGGCAGGACTGGCAGGTCTTCTTATCGTGATAGGCGCTGTGTTGCCACTCGAGATATGGCATTTGTTCGGGAAAGCGTCCAGCGGGCTTTCCAGAGGCGTCGAGCGTGGGGGTGTAGAGGGTATGACAGGAGCCGCACAGGCCAGCCTGCTGGAGGTGATCGGACTGGGTGACGGTGAGGCCGGAGGCGAGAGTGTGAATGGAGACCGAGCGCGGGTCCGGCGCATATGGACCGTAGAGCGGGCGCGGGTGTTGGGTGATCGGAGCGACGCTCAGGTTGCCGTTATAGGAGTCGGGCTTGCCAAGAGGTGCCGGTTCCGCCTGGTGGCAAACTGCGCAAGCTACGCCGTCGGCGGCTGCGACATTCGCGTCATGTGCCGCGTCGAGGGGCAAGCGGGAGAAGACAGCGGTGTCGTGGCCGGCAGCTTTGTCAACGAAGTGCTGGAGCGGCATGTGGCATGTGGCGCATTCGTCTTCGATGAACGATGCGGCAGATGCGTGGTCCAGTGCTTCGCGCCGGACACTGGCCTGCCAGTAAGGATCGCGAGCGGAATTGGCCATGATGCTGCCGCGCCACGGCGAGGCGATGGAAACATCCTGGCCTTTGGCGGTCTTGAGGTTGTTGTGGCAACCATAGCAATGATTAGAAATCGGAAAAGGAGATTGCTGCGCGGGGAGAATGCTGGGCAGCGCAATCATTATCCAACCCCACATGAACGTGGAGCGCGGAGCACACTTCAGAACGCGAAGAGACATTCGGTTTCTCCCAGAGACCGCTACAAGCCCGGCATACAGCATATATAACGCGCCGGCGACAACAGGAATCACTTTTCACGCCGCAACCGGGGATGAGGACCGGTCGAAACGAAGAGGCTCACGATCACAGACTCTATACTTGAAGACGAGATGAGTACGTTTCTTCCTGTAGATGAACAG
It encodes:
- a CDS encoding amidohydrolase, giving the protein MRNIFRVMMRGVSAGIAMMFVACAVPAHGQTANDAHRQVAKLVDSNSANWKQVSKQIWDFAELGYHENKSSALLQAQLKDAGFAIKSGVADEPTAFVASYGEGKPVVAILGEFDALPGLSQQTVPERAPVTAGAPGHGCGHNLLGSGAALAAVAVKQYMEANHVKGTLRYYGTPAEEGGSGKVYMVRAGLFKDVDVVLHWHPGDRNAVIDGGALAVTSAKFTFHGIAAHAAMSPDHGRSALDAVMLMGNGIEFMREHVPSATRMHYIISKGGVAPNIVPDLAQMDLMARSPSNTTLQEIWERILNVAKGAALMTGTTVEVTDIGSDADIIGNDALAQEAQKNLEEVGGYTMSADQQKFAHDLQKTLGLDTLPSLELTKVIEPFHKPDPNEPSASTDVGDVSWVVPTIGFTTATFVPGSFAHSWQAAATAGTSIGQDGMVVASKALADTAVDLFTKPELISAAKADFAKELAGKTYRSAIPEGQKPLIDYREK
- a CDS encoding alcohol dehydrogenase, whose amino-acid sequence is MPTVKGRSMQVAAAGGAFQLVEKEFPEPGPGHVRIRVRACGVCHSDSLTKEGHWPGLEYPRAPGHEIAGVVDAVGPDVPLFKPGQRVGLGWHGGHCNYCPPCRRGDFILCENQPISGINYDGGYADYVIAPANALAFMPDELNDADAAPLLCAGITTFNALRNSGARTGDTVAILGIGGLGHLAIQYAAKAGYRTVAVARGQDKAPLAKQLGAHLYIDTTTQDPAKELQKIGGANIILSTITSAKALEWVIDGLAPAGKFIVVGAPEDGPIVINPFPLLLGRRTVAGWPSGTGMDSEDTLKFSALTGVKPMIETYPLEKAEEAYARMMSGKARFRVVLKVSDK
- a CDS encoding TetR/AcrR family transcriptional regulator; protein product: MSRNASTKHPPIVDNRGVKRKEKVRKPDSRVRRTRDQLGNALIELIQEKPINDVTVQDVLDRSGVGRSTFYLHYRDKDDLLVSQLEMFLEFMSTVLSVRKDKSNRVAPVTEMFEHIGNQNKLYRVLSDSGHLKDFFDLAEGYFARGIERRLCESGRFTKIPPRELAARASALSGSLLSLLRWWLDRGEKETPQQMDEMFHRMVWTGLQ
- the alaC gene encoding alanine transaminase — protein: MEEFSRIQRLPPYVFNITGELKVNARRRGEDIIDFGMGNPDGATPKHIVDKMIEAAQKPVTHRYSVSKGIPRLRKAICNWYKSRYDVDLDPASEAIVTIGSKEGIAHLCLAILDSRDTVLVPNPSYPIHIYGPVIAGAHVVSVPVHDCDQFLAELESIIPRMTPRPKALIVNFPSNPTTQCVDLPFLARLVALAREYGFHLIHDLAYADLGFDGYKPPSVLQVPGAKDVAVEFFTLSKSYNMPGWRVGFMVGNPVLVNALARLKSYFDYGTFTPIQVASILALEGPQDCVLEIRENYRRRRDVLIEGLNRAGWAVPSPKATMFVWAKIPEAYQHLGSLEFSKLLLTEAKVAVSPGIGFGDYGDGHVRFSLIENEERSRQAIRGIKQMLAKVPAAKGLVSA
- a CDS encoding GIY-YIG nuclease family protein; amino-acid sequence: MDDRFYFTYILASRSRTLYAGVTGDLRRRIFQHKQKTHPGFSARYNCNRLVWFETFSEVSAAIQREKEIKGWTRARKIALIEGGNPTWEDLSAPWYPRLSVPRVN